In Perca flavescens isolate YP-PL-M2 chromosome 7, PFLA_1.0, whole genome shotgun sequence, the following proteins share a genomic window:
- the LOC114558695 gene encoding taste receptor type 1 member 1-like, whose translation MKHFCDSLCLLGTFLHALAQCTVPASEFQLEGDYLLGGLFNIHHVTVPLYQDRPEAIDCSSQPFLLQNYQMLQMMRFSVEEINNSTNLLPNVSLGYEIFDHCSDRYNFPDILKLISVNNLIQPWDELHDHQAQKSNVSKVMAVVGPFTSTQSMTVAPLFMADLIPMVSYGASSSVFSTKQNFPSFLQTVHPTKDIIEVIVNIVQQFNWRWVAFLNSDDDYGRDGLELFIKRIKDTEICMAYTQALNYNTNHSPIFKQIEAQRINVIIVLAPRMTAEALIKSAIRLNVTNKVWIADEGWSLDKMLYKEQEIKNIGTVLGVSQPVVSIPGFREFIYSSKSQTHFENAREQEFCNQVCNCSSIRAEEILNVDPSYSFPVYSAVHAIAHALHNVLQCGSGRCNDNITVYPHMVLAELKKSNFTLLNQIIQFDDNGDPKFGSYSIVFWNQSLDAEEIGFYDFHPWVSSFIDSTKIEWYTKGKVPTSLCSPECHKGYAKKLNGIHKCCFDCQICPTGTYVNITEEPYKCINCKETEWSAAGSTSCNLRVVEYIPFTDSGAILIMVGASALVGFTLATSVLFAINYNTPVVRSAGGPMCFLILGCLSLCSLSIFFYFGKPTIAFCILRFLPFLLFYTVCLACFVVRSFQIVCIFKMAAKFPKLHSWWMKYHGQWLVITVAFGTQALFLLIGYTYFPPKPYDDISSYPDKIIIVCDINLKSFFGSVVLLLSLCSLCFIFSYMGKDLPKNYNEAKAITFCLLLLILTWIMFATVYILYRGKYIQTLNALAVLSSLYSFLLWYFHPKCYIIIFQPEKNTQEYFQGLIQNYTKTISQ comes from the exons ATGAAACATTTTTGTGATTCGCTATGTCTACTGGGAACATTTCTACACGCCTTGGCTCAATGCACTGTCCCAGCCTCAGAGTTTCAGCTGGAAGGAGATTATTTGTTAGGTGGACTTTTTAATATTCATCATGTCACTGTCCCTCTTTATCAAGATAGACCAGAAGCCATTGACTGCTCCAG TCAACCCTTCCTTCTCCAAAATTATCAAATGTTGCAGATGATGAGATTTTCTGTAGAGGAAATAAATAATTCTACCAACCTCCTGCCAAATGTATCTCTCGGTTATGAGATTTTTGATCACTGTTCAGATAGATACAATTTTCCAGATATTCTCAAACTTATCTCAGTCAACAACTTGATCCAACCTTGGGATGAACTACATGATCATCAAGCACAGAAGTCCAATGTGTCCAAAGTGATGGCAGTGGTTGGTCCATTTACAAGCACTCAGTCCATGACTGTAGCCCCACTGTTCATGGCAGATCTCATTCCTATG GTCAGTTATGGAGCTTCTAGTTCTGTCTTTTCAACAAAACAGAATTTCCCATCTTTCCTACAAACAGTGCATCCCACTAAAGACATCATAGAAGTGATTGTTAACATTGTGCAGCAGTTCAACTGGCGCTGGGTTGCTTTTCTTAACAGTGACGATGATTATGGCAGAGATGGACTGGAATTGTTCATAAAGAGGATTAAGGACACTGAGATCTGCATGGCGTACACCCAAGCGCTCAACTACAACACAAATCACTCCCCCATATTCAAACAGATAGAGGCACAGAGGATAAATGTCATTATTGTTTTGGCTCCAAGAATGACTGCTGAAGCTCTCATTAAGTCAGCAATACGACTAAATGTCACAAACAAGGTGTGGATAGCAGATGAGGGATGGTCTTTAGACAAGATGCTTTACAAGGAACAAGAAATCAAAAATATTGGAACTGTACTTGGAGTGTCTCAGCCTGTAGTGTCAATACCTGGTTTCAGGGAGTTTATCTATTCTTCCAAAAGCCAGACTCATTTTGAAAATGCAAGAGAGCAGGAGTTTTGTAATCAGGTTTGCAACTGCAGCAGCATAAGGGCAGAAGAAATCTTGAATGTGGATCCATCTTACTCTTTTCCTGTTTATTCTGCTGTACATGCCATCGCTCATGCTTTACATAATGTCTTGCAATGTGGATCTGGCAGATGTAATGACAATATTACAGTATACCCACACATG GTTCTGGCAGAACTGAAGAAATCAAACTTCACacttttaaatcaaataattcagTTTGATGACAATGGGGACCCCAAGTTTGGATCATATTCTATAGTTTTCTGGAACCAAAGTCTTGATGCAGAGGAAATTGGCTTTTATGATTTTCACCCATGGGTCAGTTCTTTCATCGACAGTACCAAAATTGAGTGGTACACAAAGGGAAAa GTGCCTACTTCACTGTGCTCCCCAGAATGTCATAAAGGATATGCAAAAAAGCTAAATGGAATCCACAAATGCTGCTTTGATTGTCAAATCTGTCCAACTGGAACTTATGTCAACATCACAG AGGAACCCTACAAGTGCATCAACTGTAAGGAGACAGAATGGTCAGCAGCAGGAAGTACATCATGCAATCTGCGGGTGGTGGAGTACATCCCATTCACAGACAGTGGGGCTATACTGATCATGGTCGGGGCCTCGGCCTTGGTGGGCTTCACATTAGCCACGTCTGTTCTCTTTGCCATCAACTACAACACACCTGTTGTCAGATCTGCTGGGGGACCAATGTGCTTCCTGATTTTAGGCTGCCTCAGCCTGTGTAGTCTTAGTATATTCTTTTACTTTGGTAAGCCAACAATTGCCTTTTGTATCTTAAGATTTTTACCGTTTCTCTTGTTCTACACTGTTTGTCTAGCATGTTTTGTTGTGCGCTCTTTTCAAATTGTTTGCATTTTCAAAATGGCCGCCAAGTTCCCCAAACTCCACAGTTGGTGGATGAAATATCATGGACAATGGCTGGTCATCACTGTGGCTTTTGGTACTCAGGCTCTCTTTCTTCTTATTGGCTATACTTATTTCCCCCCCAAGCCCTATGATGACATTTCTTCGTACCCAGACAAAATCATAATTGTTTGTGATATTAATCTCAAATCATTCTTTGGTTCTGTGGTTTTACTTTTATCTTTATGCTCCCTTTGCTTTATTTTCTCCTACATGGGAAAAGACCTCCCAAAAAATTACAATGAAGCCAAAGCAATAACCTTCTGCCTGCTCCTGTTGATCCTCACCTGGATCATGTTTGCCACTGTATACATTCTGTACCGTGGCAAGTACATCCAAACTCTTAACGCTCTGGCAGTTCTCTCCAGTCTCTATTCCTTTCTGTTGTGGTATTTCCACCCAAAATGCTACATCATAATTTTTCAACccgaaaaaaacacacaggagtACTTCCAAGGCCTCATTCAGAATTATACCAAAACAATCAGCCAATAG